From the Scomber japonicus isolate fScoJap1 chromosome 8, fScoJap1.pri, whole genome shotgun sequence genome, the window gttgtttgttttttaacagtggTATACGTGTCGGATACACCCCAGATGTGCTGACTGATGCCACAGCAGAACTGACAGTGGCTCTCCTGCTGGCTACTGCTCGCAGGTTACCTGAAGGAGTGGAGGAGGTCAAGAAGTCAGTCCTACCAAGtcacacatttacattaaataGTACccactgtgatgatgatggtgtttcTGTTACTTTGTTAACCTAAAAGTGCAGGTAATCGCCTGAATGTAGTCACACTGTCacctctttgtcttcttttctgtctctcagtggTGGCTGGAGCTCCTGGAAACCACTCTGGCTGTGTGGTTACGGCCTCTCTGGCAGCACAGTGGGAGTCATTGGACTGGGACGCATTGGTAGGCCTTGCTTTTATTGCTTCAATTTCAGTTCCCTTAATATATGACATCATGTGGCTATATCCTGCAGCCAGACACTGTGTTATATATCTAACTAGAGAGGTGTGAtgttaatttttcatttttattttaagagttGTTTGTAGGTTAACAAGTTAACAAGACAATAAGTGgtgttgtttgtgttcaggCATGGCCATCGCTCGCAGACTCATGCCCTTTGGAGTGAAGAGGCTGCTGTACGCTGGGAGAACAGTCAAGCCAGATGCTGCTGagctgaatggagagtttggtaAGAAAAAGGAGAGACACTTCTGCAGTGAAAGGGGGATGATTAAAAGAATAGGGAGGTGTAGAAGACTGCACAAAAGAGGTGCAAatcaaatatattataaaactATCTAGTAATGGTCAGTAGGTGTGGttatttgatgttatttttacaAGCAGGTCGTTATGTTTTACCAGCTTGTAAAACTAACAGCTATACTAAATCTTTCATTATCCCGGTAATGCTCCATAGGTGTTAGAATCATCATTCTTGgcagatgttttatttgatatattttattgtgtctATCAAGCTtatttttgtggattttttaCTCCACATACAGCTCCCTGgtgttttttgtccttttgtgtGTTGTatcatttatgtgtttgtatgttattGTGTCTGTACAAGCTGCTCcagtgggattaataaagttgtttgtattgtaatgcaggttcctcccttcctcttctctgttcTATACAGTTCCCCTGGACACACTTGTGTCTGAGAGCGACTTCATAGTTGTTTCCTGCTCTCTGACACCAGAAACTCAGGGAATGTGTGACAAGGCCTTTTTCAGCAAGATGAAAAACACCGGAGTCTTCGTCAACTCGAGCAGGTAGACTTCCAAAGCACCACAGAGCAGAGTGTCCACTCTTCGGCACTTGTCATGTAACATTACAAGGCAGCTGGAGGACTGCTCCAACAAAATTTCGTTGTCCTGTACAATGACAGTAaagactattctattctattctattgaaCAATCAGGTATGTTTACTATTAAAGTACAAGAGCATGaagatgtgatgtttttttttcttttaggggGGCTGTGGTGAACCAGGAGGATCTGTACGAGGCTTTGAAGAGCGGGCAGTTAGCTGCAGCTGGACTGGATGTCACAACACCTGAGCCACTCCCAACAAACCACCCCCTTCTCACTCTCAAAAACTGTGGTGAGTAGGCCTGATTCAATATTTATGCATATATGTTGtgcctcttcctctgtgttgaGCAGGATGTCTCCTTGTTATCTTTCAGTTGTCACATGACATTTTAGTTTGCCGTTGTTAATTTCTATCCCCTCTTACCTCACGCAGTGGTGTTGCCACACATCGGCAGTGCCACCTACTCCACAAGAGGCATCATGTCTGCCTTGACGGCCAGAAACCTGCTGGGCGGTTTACAGGGAACAGACATGCCCAGTGAACTCACCTTCTAGATCCTGAAACGAGCCGCTGTGCCTTCTGCCTGCTCTGGTGCTAACTGGATAACGGATCATCTCCAATGTGAAATTAGATGAGTGATGGGAAATAAACATAAGACTACAAACAAAACTGAGAATACTAACATAATTGAGACATGCTCAGATAGTGTTGACATCATATCATTTTAAACTTGATGTTTTCTTTGACTCTGATATAGACTATTAGTTGCATTTATGAGTGCAAGATTTTGCAATTTCAGGTTTTTATCACGTAATGTCAAGTtcataaaaagaagaagctaaCGACACTCCTTAAAATtattacacataaaaaacacaccctACTTATTCAGACAGTGACATTTCTTGGTCAGCACTTTACACAAATGCTAACACTCATCACTCCAGTTttgtatgaaatgaaataaaacttgaTTTAGTTTAAATGCAAACTTCTGTGTATGTTGTAGAAATTGCTCTAAAATAAATGGACATATATGCAAAAATATAAAGTGGCATCATTTATTCTCATCACACTTAAAGAAGCAGTGACATAAACCAAGTTATTGTGAAAATTATCAGTGCATTTACTTCTGTTCAATTTCATGGAAAGCAAACAACAGCATGATtgagaatgaatgaaaaaaaaacatcaaataactGAATTGACAGCTGAATTTGCTTTTGACATAACATCACATAAAATAAAGAACTGATTGAGGAAGTGTTTGGGGtaataaataattacatttacacTGGTCATTTTCTCAATAAACTGTCCCCAGCCTAGTAGACAAACTTTTATCCAGTCAGAGCAGAGTGTCTGGGAATGACTGATCATCTTTCCAGTTTAGGCAGGTGGAGTTCTTGGAGTGCTTGTAAAGATGGGAGGACTGGCTGAAGCGTTTGCCACACTTGGGACAGGGATAGGGCTTCTCTCCTGTGTGGATACGAATATGCTTCTTACAGTCAGTCAGGTTCATGAATGTCTTGCAGCATATTTTGCAGGCGTATTTCTTCTCCCCCTCCACCAGCAGCACATGGTCCTCAGCAGCTGCTTTCTTGCACTTGGACATAACATCCTCCGAGGCTCTGGTTAGAGGTGGCCGATCATCTCCTGCCGAGGAAGATGAAGAATCTGTGCCGGCCTCTGTTCCAGGCGGCACTTTGGGAGCGATGCGACGGAAGGTTGTCCCCCCTGATCCTCCACATCCTCTGCTTTTCCCGGCCCGTCCAGGTTGGACGAGGGATGCTTCCAGACTGAGTCCTGCTCTGATGCCACTGAGGAACCCCGGTAAAGAGTTCTGGGCGGGCTGGAGGATCAGTGTGTCACTAAAACCAGGGCTTTGAGTCGGGAGAAGCTGCTGCAAAGGGACAGACGTTACTGGAAATACAAGAGAGGAGGACGAGTCAGTGGACGTGTTTGCTTTTTCTGAGTTTTGACACATTTCGTCTGCATCTCCGGCAGCTGCAAGAGGAGCATcactggcagcagcagcagcagcggtagcagcagcagtgagactAGCAAgactttcttcttcctccagaGCTCCCATTACACTCTCATGACTGGGATTGAGAAAGCAAGAAAAGGCCAGTTCTGACAGACTGTCAAGGCCCTCACCATCTATTGAGTCCTCACCCAAATGTCCATCCTCTTTGTCTGCATCAAGTTCTGAGCACAGCTGTGACTGTAAAGTGCTAACATCACCCTCCATTGCACAGGTTACAGTCATTTTCTCATCATTTAGTTGTGTTTCCAGATGTTCTGAGGAATCTAGTGgtggggatggaggaggattgTTAGTTAAAGTGGTAAAATCTGGAGAGTAGGAGGTCAGATTTTCCTTTTTCACCTCAATCACTGTCATCTTTTGCTCCTctgcctcttcttctccttcatctcccACCTTCACTTTCACCACATTGTCTCCATCTGTATCCCCATCCTTCTCCCATGCACCCAAAGCTCCTGTGCCGCTGTCCGACTGGCTCGGCAGCTGGATCTCCTCTGATTCTCCCTTGGTTGCTTCGTatttctcctccacctcctcctgctcgcCTCGGCTCTCCCAGAGGTCGCCTGCAGTCTTCAAGCAGTCCGGGGACAGCagctcccctcctccctcctctgtaaTGATGGTGCTCCTGGTCACAGTAGGCGAACACTCCTTGTAGTCTTCTCCAGGTAGCCTGCAGGGCCTCTTCCTGCTACTGAGCCCGTCCTCATGTAACTTTCTCTTGTGCCTTGAAGATGGTGCTGAACCCTGCTCACCGTTACTAACTCTCTGCCTGACTCCCTCGTCTTCAACTCCACCAGACTGGCTCACCTCCACTCCCGCTCTCTCCTCATCGAGGTCCTCCTCCATAGCAGATGTGACATGTTGAAGCaactgttgctgctgcactGACTTCCAGCCTTTAGGTGGCGAGGCTGGGAAGTTTTTTCTGGACAGGTGGAGCTTGCAGGCTTTGACCACAGTATTGAGGTGAAGGTGTGAGGCGGCCAACAGTACATCCATCACATTGGAAGCCCCCAGGGACAAGGTGGAAGTGTAAATCATGTCCATCAGGGTGGAGAAGGCCTCGGGAGTCACCACCTCTGGATCGAGCTCCATCACACTGGGGCACCCACCTCCACCCTTATCCGCTGCTGGTCCTCCAACTTCGTCTGCACCGTCATTGGAGTTTAGCAGAGCCCTGAAGTGAGAGCTGCATGCTGCTAGGATGGAGCGGTGAGCCGGGAAGCTCTGGCCTCCAACCAGCACCACACAATCACACAGCTGAGCATGGAGGCGCTGGTGGTTGAGCTGCTGGAAAATATGCTGGAAGTGACCTGGGAAGTCCATAGTAGCCTGTGCCTGATGAGATATGGAAGAACTACTTTTTACCTCTTACATTTCTCATTATGTAGTATGCCTGGTTCTGCTGGTAGTACATCAACACAATGAAGGTCATCATCAAAAACAGTCAGAAATAGCAATATACAACATCTGATCCAAGTGTCATCTGTTGAAAACTGGACTCTGACATTTCATAAGAGCTTCCCTCCAGTGAATCATTGTCTGCTGCTCATAGACAGATGGTCTGGAGTATGGGCGGGCCTGCTGCAACAATAACACAGAGGGATGCGACGCGCTCTCTGGCTTTGTCTCCTCAAACTGGCCGACATTCGCGCAGCTCTTTGTCTTCTACTTAACGATAATATCGCAAAATAT encodes:
- the grhpra gene encoding glyoxylate reductase/hydroxypyruvate reductase, with translation MQTVGKLMKVFVTRRIPQEGMKILSAAGVCEVCLWDSDEPVPRSELLKGVQGAHGLLCLLSDKIDVEVLDAAGPNLKVISTLSVGFDHMALDEIKKRGIRVGYTPDVLTDATAELTVALLLATARRLPEGVEEVKNGGWSSWKPLWLCGYGLSGSTVGVIGLGRIGMAIARRLMPFGVKRLLYAGRTVKPDAAELNGEFVPLDTLVSESDFIVVSCSLTPETQGMCDKAFFSKMKNTGVFVNSSRGAVVNQEDLYEALKSGQLAAAGLDVTTPEPLPTNHPLLTLKNCVVLPHIGSATYSTRGIMSALTARNLLGGLQGTDMPSELTF
- the LOC128363298 gene encoding zinc finger and BTB domain-containing protein 5-like, producing MDFPGHFQHIFQQLNHQRLHAQLCDCVVLVGGQSFPAHRSILAACSSHFRALLNSNDGADEVGGPAADKGGGGCPSVMELDPEVVTPEAFSTLMDMIYTSTLSLGASNVMDVLLAASHLHLNTVVKACKLHLSRKNFPASPPKGWKSVQQQQLLQHVTSAMEEDLDEERAGVEVSQSGGVEDEGVRQRVSNGEQGSAPSSRHKRKLHEDGLSSRKRPCRLPGEDYKECSPTVTRSTIITEEGGGELLSPDCLKTAGDLWESRGEQEEVEEKYEATKGESEEIQLPSQSDSGTGALGAWEKDGDTDGDNVVKVKVGDEGEEEAEEQKMTVIEVKKENLTSYSPDFTTLTNNPPPSPPLDSSEHLETQLNDEKMTVTCAMEGDVSTLQSQLCSELDADKEDGHLGEDSIDGEGLDSLSELAFSCFLNPSHESVMGALEEEESLASLTAAATAAAAAASDAPLAAAGDADEMCQNSEKANTSTDSSSSLVFPVTSVPLQQLLPTQSPGFSDTLILQPAQNSLPGFLSGIRAGLSLEASLVQPGRAGKSRGCGGSGGTTFRRIAPKVPPGTEAGTDSSSSSAGDDRPPLTRASEDVMSKCKKAAAEDHVLLVEGEKKYACKICCKTFMNLTDCKKHIRIHTGEKPYPCPKCGKRFSQSSHLYKHSKNSTCLNWKDDQSFPDTLL